The Moorena producens PAL-8-15-08-1 genomic interval TAAGTGAAGAAACAGCTAAACGATCAGCTTCATTTCTCCTCAATCCAACATCTGTTACTAAATTGTCGGACAAAATTATTGAAAACAATTACACAATTATTAACAGTGACTAACTCGATAATATAGCAATTATTATTTTGGTATTGAGAAATGCTATATGACCAATTACCAATTATCGATATACCATTTTATAAGTGATTAACTGGACTTGATATAGGGTACCTATATCACTAAATCAATTGTGATAATTTTTGTTCCCTACTCCCTACTCCCTACTCCCTACTCCCTACTCCCTACTCCCTACTCCCTTTGCTACATAACTTATGTCTTGGCAGCGTCCTGATCACCGACAACCGGATCAACTACGTCCGATTTTGTTTGAGCGAGAATTTACCCGCTATGCTCTTGGTTCCGTCCTAGCTCACTGTGGTGAGACCAAAGTACTTTGTACCGTGACGGTTCAGGAGGAAGTCCCCCGATTTCTCAAGGATACTGGCAGCGGCTGGCTAACCGCTGAGTATAGGATGTTACCAGGAGCAACACCGGAACGCCAAAGACGGGAACTTCTCAAGCTTTCGGGTAGAACTCAGGAAATTCAGCGGCTAATCGGACGTAGTTTACGGGCTGCTGTTGATCTCAAAGCCTTGGGCGAGAGAACCATTACGGTAGATGCGGATGTTCTACAGGCGGATGCAGGTACCCGTACTACTTCCATTACTGGGGGATATGTTGCTCTTGCGGATGCTGTGGATAAACTGCTTAAAACGGGAGTACTAGAGCGATCGCCTTTAATTCACCAAGTTGCTGCTGTCTCGGTTGGTTTATTGGAAGGTGAGCCGTTTTTAGACCTCAACTATCTCGAAGATGTGGCGGCTGAGGTGGATTTTAATGTAGTGATGAACGATCAAATGGGTATTATTGAGGTTCAGGGAACAGCCGAGTCAGGGGCTTATACTCGCCATCAACTCAATCAGTTGATGGATCTAGGAGAAAAAGGTATTAAGGAGTTGTTACAGGCACAGCATTACCAGAAATAAGTGCTGAGTGCTGAGTAATAATTGTCGCGCTTCACTTTTGAGATTGGATTTCCTTCCCGTAGCGTGACCTACGGTCAAGCTATTGGTCAATCATCGTGAGGGCGCAAGCCTTGCGCCCCTATATTGCTGCCCTAGAATAGGGCTCCTGCAATAGGTTTTAAGTTTCTGGGGCTGATGATTCACTAATAACTGGTGACAAGTAAGCCACAACCGCACCGAGAACGAAACCAAGAATATTGCGCAATAGTGGTAAGAAATCAGAGGTGCGTGTCACTACAGGTCCAATACCGAAGGCAATAAACAGAATACCCCAAAGTGGGGACAAAATTAAAGCCCATTGCCAAGCG includes:
- the rph gene encoding ribonuclease PH; its protein translation is MSWQRPDHRQPDQLRPILFEREFTRYALGSVLAHCGETKVLCTVTVQEEVPRFLKDTGSGWLTAEYRMLPGATPERQRRELLKLSGRTQEIQRLIGRSLRAAVDLKALGERTITVDADVLQADAGTRTTSITGGYVALADAVDKLLKTGVLERSPLIHQVAAVSVGLLEGEPFLDLNYLEDVAAEVDFNVVMNDQMGIIEVQGTAESGAYTRHQLNQLMDLGEKGIKELLQAQHYQK